The Plasmodium vivax scf_6675 genomic scaffold, whole genome shotgun sequence sequence AAATGATTTagtgtgtaaaaaattaataaaatttcaaatatgtatgatttaaaattttataaataaaacactATATATTTGTCACATTCTGATTACAGTAGTGTAGATcaaattttcacaaaaagtttaataagaataaattGTTTACAACAACATGTTATCAATGCTAATGGTATTtaatcagaaaaaaatgattataaaataacTACTAAAAAATAGTGCTTGTTCAGATTTTATCTATTCATTAGGGCAAATGGgcatgatatattttataatatgaatatttagcGCTATGATGAATATTCAAAAGCACTATATGAAAATGGGATACTTCTTTCTTCATCCATAATTGAAGGTTCTTGTAGTACACTGTGTAATTCTTGATTGATACCTGCTCCTTTGttcatattctttttagtaagaaccctccacaaaggagtgttctataaaagaaaaattggtaattttataatttaattattatatataattaaaaaaatatgaatagttgttttaatgcaaataaattttagtttactttaaaaagaagttCAATAACAGAACAATTCCCATGGGTATTGAAGCATTTATCATATGTCCTTGATTTTCTAGTAGTATTTTTGAAATGTGATTAAACATACCTAGTGTTTCACTATTATGAGAGTTTATTTCAGTGCTTTGTTCATTACTACAAGGATTTCCAATACATGAACTTGCATTGCTTTGAGTTTCACTACCAGCATTATTAACATTAGAAACCTCAGTATGGTCACCCCCTCCATCACTAGTAATGCCATGAATAGTATCTGAATCATTAGATCTTTCAGTAACTGAATCTTTAATCTCTGGACTTCTAGTACCTGGATGATCATGAACAACAGCTTCACCGTAAACTTTATCAAAAGTCTCACCATCAATTACTACATTACCTAAATGTCTCCTATTATTATGTACATGACTAGCAGCTACATTACCAGTGTCTGTACTAGCAGGTTTTAAACGATCAACATTTGATCCACTAAGATCTTTTTGAACAAAAACTTTATCAGCATGAACTGCAGAATCAGGAGTTTCTGTAACACCGGCCTGGTGAGCAATATCTTGCTTTACATCGATCTGTGCAGCGGTATCTCGCTCACCAGGGGAATTACCATCTGGTTGATCATCAGTTGAATTCTTTTGAATAGGATCTATATCTGTATGACTTTGTTCTAAAGGAATATCTGAATCAGATTTCTGATCGGATCTGCTTAGTGGAGGAGGTGATAGTGCATGGCTATCTACGTCTTTAGTTGATTTATGGCCTGAAGTAGTTGATGGTTGTGTCGAAGTCTCTACTTGTTCAGATGTAATATGCTGATGGTTCTTTACAGATTCAGATCCTCCATGTTGAGTTGTAACAGGATTAGGTAGCGTATTTGCGATCGTTCGTGTTTGTGAAACTATGGTTTCTTGTTTTGAATCCTTTCCTTCAACCTGTTGTGCTCCTGTAGATTGTGGTTTTTGCGTTCGTGAACTTCCCGTTCTAGACGTTTCTGTATCTAATCCTTGTTGTTCTTTTCTACCCACCCCCCTTGTGCGGGAGTTTCCATTATTACaacgatcatttttttcacatagaCCTGTGTTTGTACTTTTTAATGGAACTGGTCTATTATGAGCAGAACGCTTACGGACACATTCATGAAATGTGGTGCATTCGCCTATAAAACGCTGTATATCACT is a genomic window containing:
- a CDS encoding variable surface protein Vir18-like (encoded by transcript PVX_066190A) — encoded protein: MAHWNZQYRNVLWRYQQFNDNRCITDFDPKVFCKECVIIKDSIIGKDTGFKKCSAGGSKKLNLIEDNSDIQRFIGECTTFHECVRKRSAHNRPVPLKSTNTGLCEKNDRCNNGNSRTRGVGRKEQQGLDTETSRTGSSRTQKPQSTGAQQVEGKDSKQETIVSQTRTIANTLPNPVTTQHGGSESVKNHQHITSEQVETSTQPSTTSGHKSTKDVDSHALSPPPLSRSDQKSDSDIPLEQSHTDIDPIQKNSTDDQPDGNSPGERDTAAQIDVKQDIAHQAGVTETPDSAVHADKVFVQKDLSGSNVDRLKPASTDTGNVAASHVHNNRRHLGNVVIDGETFDKVYGEAVVHDHPGTRSPEIKDSVTERSNDSDTIHGITSDGGGDHTEVSNVNNAGSETQSNASSCIGNPCSNEQSTEINSHNSETLGMFNHISKILLENQGHMINASIPMGIVLLLNFFLK